The Planctomycetota bacterium region ATCCAGCCGGGATCACGCCTCCGGAGACGGCTTTTTCTTGAACACTGCGGATTGGTCGATCGCAGATTTTTATCAGATCATCGCCGATTGTCTTGACGGGTTCCGTCTCGCCGATTACATTCTGTCCAGATGTTCGGAACTGGTTCAAAACTTGATCAATCGACCGCCGTTGCGGATGCGTGGGAAGAGCGATTCCTCCACGTCATCGGCAAGGACGAGTATCCGTCACGCCGTGCCGTCGTCGTGCTGCGCGATCGCGTCCGGCGGTTTCTTGAGACGAGCGAGCCCAAGCAGGGCGAGCGCTTTCCGACGGACGAGGAGCTGGTCGCTGCCAGCGGGTTGAGTCGCTCGACGGTGCGTCGTGCC contains the following coding sequences:
- a CDS encoding GntR family transcriptional regulator codes for the protein MFGTGSKLDQSTAVADAWEERFLHVIGKDEYPSRRAVVVLRDRVRRFLETSEPKQGERFPTDEELVAASGLSRSTVRRALGDLHDAGWICRQPGRGSFVGPRVTGAAAPETEAVVDTSNASDRAVDARLARVAV